The uncultured Sunxiuqinia sp. genome has a segment encoding these proteins:
- a CDS encoding efflux RND transporter permease subunit, with product MFRRFIERPILSSVISIIIVILGVLGLTSLPIEQYPDIAPPTIRVSASYTGANAETVLKSVVTPLEEQINGVEDMTYMVSTASNDGSATIEVYFKQGTDPDMAAVNVQNRVARANSLLPSEVTRAGVITAKRQNSMLLVFSLYSENDQYDETFIQNYSKINVLPQIQRVNGVGEAMVFGAKDYSMRVWLKPDVMAAYHLMPSDVIAALNEQNLEAAPGRFGEQNDQAFEYVLKYKGKLTQPEEFENIIIKADADGNVLRLSDVARIELGALNYSITTSSMNHPGIAMAIFQAAGSNARDVIIDCKKVLEDASETFPPGVTYSVLVDANQFLDSSIEKVLHTLLEAFVLVFIVVFIFLQNFRATLIPAISVPVAIVGTFFFLSVFGFTINLLTLFALVLAIGIVVDDAIVVVEAVHAKLDQGAKNAREAAISAMDEISTAIVSITLVMAAVFIPVTFITGTTGVFYKQFGITLAISIILSAVNALTLSPALCAIFLKPHKDSELHNKSVLQRFYASFNTAFGVMTNKYRKTTNFFMKRRWLSAALIVFFSVGLFFLMKTTPTGFVPTEDTGRVFVDISLPPASSMERTKEVADQIDHILASTPEIEARSTVVGFSFIGGRGSSYAMVISSLKPFDERKGEGEDMNSVIGKLYAATSQIKDAKIIIFTPPMVPGFSVSGGIELKLEDKTGGDIKKFEQIAGQFLGELNQRPEMQYAMTSFNTNFPQYQVDVNVARCKQSGVDVSSVLSALQGYIGGYYASNFNRFGKQYRIMVQADPGYRGNPEDLNNMYIRTSSGEMAPITEFISLEKVYGAESITRFNMYTSINVTASPNAGYSTGDAITAVQEVGDQILPAGYDYEFAGLTREEIASGNQSILIFALSLIFVYFLLAAQYESFLLPLSIILSMPIGIAGAFIFARIMGVENNIYLQISLIMLIGLLAKNAILIVEFALQRRHAGMSIVQSAVEGATARLRPILMTSFAFIFGLIPLVIATGVGANGNRSIGVGAVGGMLVGTLIGILVIPTMYVIFQSLQEKIKKPGIIEISDMNTME from the coding sequence ATGTTCAGAAGATTTATAGAACGGCCGATCTTATCATCGGTCATCTCAATCATTATAGTCATACTCGGAGTGCTGGGACTAACCAGTCTTCCGATAGAACAATATCCTGATATTGCGCCACCAACCATTCGGGTGTCCGCATCGTACACAGGAGCCAATGCTGAAACCGTACTAAAAAGTGTGGTTACCCCGCTAGAAGAACAAATAAATGGGGTTGAAGATATGACCTACATGGTCTCAACTGCCAGTAACGACGGATCAGCTACTATCGAAGTTTATTTTAAACAAGGAACCGATCCCGACATGGCGGCGGTAAACGTCCAAAACCGAGTAGCACGAGCCAACAGTTTACTTCCTTCAGAGGTTACGCGTGCCGGAGTAATTACTGCCAAACGACAAAACAGTATGTTGCTGGTATTTTCGCTGTATAGCGAGAACGATCAATACGACGAAACGTTCATCCAAAACTACAGTAAGATTAATGTCTTACCGCAAATCCAGCGGGTGAACGGGGTGGGTGAAGCCATGGTTTTTGGAGCAAAAGATTACTCCATGCGTGTTTGGCTAAAACCCGATGTGATGGCTGCTTATCATTTAATGCCATCGGATGTAATTGCCGCCCTCAACGAACAAAACCTGGAGGCAGCTCCCGGACGTTTTGGAGAACAAAACGACCAGGCATTTGAGTATGTGTTGAAGTACAAAGGGAAACTGACTCAGCCCGAAGAATTTGAGAATATCATTATTAAGGCGGATGCTGATGGAAATGTTTTACGATTGAGCGATGTCGCTCGAATTGAGCTAGGGGCATTGAATTACTCCATTACAACCTCCAGTATGAACCATCCGGGAATTGCCATGGCTATCTTTCAGGCCGCTGGCTCCAATGCCCGCGATGTAATTATCGATTGTAAAAAAGTACTTGAAGACGCCTCTGAAACATTTCCTCCAGGAGTAACCTACAGCGTTTTGGTTGATGCAAACCAATTTCTCGACAGCTCGATTGAGAAAGTGCTTCACACGTTGCTCGAAGCCTTTGTGCTTGTGTTTATCGTTGTGTTTATCTTTTTACAGAATTTCCGGGCAACTCTGATTCCGGCAATCTCAGTTCCGGTAGCGATTGTTGGTACATTCTTTTTCCTGAGTGTATTTGGTTTTACAATTAACTTGCTAACCTTATTTGCATTAGTACTGGCCATTGGAATTGTTGTTGACGATGCCATTGTGGTCGTGGAGGCTGTACACGCCAAACTGGACCAGGGCGCGAAGAACGCTCGCGAAGCAGCGATTTCAGCCATGGACGAAATTTCAACCGCCATTGTTTCCATCACCTTGGTGATGGCTGCTGTTTTTATTCCGGTAACTTTCATTACCGGAACCACAGGAGTATTTTACAAGCAGTTCGGAATTACGCTGGCCATTTCCATTATTTTGTCAGCAGTCAACGCATTGACATTAAGTCCTGCGCTTTGTGCCATCTTTTTAAAGCCACATAAAGACAGCGAACTTCACAATAAAAGCGTACTTCAGCGCTTTTACGCCTCGTTTAACACGGCCTTTGGCGTTATGACCAATAAGTACAGAAAAACCACCAATTTCTTCATGAAACGACGCTGGCTTTCTGCGGCACTCATTGTGTTTTTCTCGGTAGGTTTATTCTTTTTAATGAAGACAACGCCAACAGGTTTTGTTCCTACCGAAGATACTGGCCGTGTATTTGTGGACATCAGTCTTCCACCCGCATCTTCCATGGAAAGAACCAAAGAAGTTGCTGACCAGATAGACCACATTCTTGCCAGCACTCCGGAAATAGAAGCTCGCTCAACGGTGGTTGGATTCTCATTTATTGGCGGACGAGGCAGTTCGTATGCGATGGTTATTTCGAGCTTGAAACCTTTCGATGAGCGAAAAGGCGAAGGCGAAGACATGAATAGTGTAATAGGTAAACTTTACGCGGCAACCTCGCAAATAAAAGATGCCAAAATCATTATCTTCACACCTCCAATGGTTCCCGGATTTAGTGTTTCTGGTGGTATTGAGTTAAAACTGGAAGACAAAACTGGTGGCGACATCAAGAAGTTTGAGCAAATTGCAGGTCAGTTTTTAGGAGAACTAAACCAACGGCCAGAGATGCAATACGCAATGACTTCCTTTAATACTAATTTTCCACAGTATCAGGTTGACGTTAACGTGGCTCGCTGTAAACAATCTGGAGTTGATGTAAGCTCTGTGCTTTCAGCCTTACAAGGTTACATTGGAGGTTATTATGCCTCAAATTTCAACCGCTTTGGTAAACAATACCGGATCATGGTACAGGCCGACCCAGGCTATCGTGGAAACCCGGAAGACCTGAACAACATGTATATTCGCACCTCGAGTGGAGAGATGGCTCCCATCACTGAGTTTATTTCACTCGAAAAAGTGTACGGGGCAGAAAGTATCACGCGATTCAATATGTACACATCAATCAATGTTACCGCTTCGCCAAACGCTGGCTACAGTACCGGAGATGCAATTACAGCTGTACAGGAAGTAGGCGACCAAATACTGCCGGCAGGATATGATTATGAATTCGCAGGACTGACGCGCGAAGAAATTGCTTCAGGAAACCAATCCATTTTAATTTTTGCATTGAGTTTGATTTTTGTTTATTTCTTACTGGCAGCGCAATACGAGAGTTTCTTGTTGCCTTTATCGATCATCCTCTCAATGCCAATTGGTATTGCCGGAGCATTCATCTTTGCCCGGATCATGGGAGTTGAAAACAACATCTACCTACAAATTTCATTGATCATGCTTATTGGGCTGCTCGCTAAAAATGCCATTCTGATTGTTGAATTTGCGCTGCAACGGCGCCATGCCGGTATGAGCATCGTACAATCAGCCGTTGAAGGAGCAACTGCTCGTTTACGTCCGATTTTGATGACTTCTTTTGCTTTCATCTTTGGATTGATTCCACTGGTTATTGCAACCGGAGTTGGAGCCAACGGTAACCGTTCGATTGGTGTGGGAGCTGTTGGTGGTATGCTCGTCGGAACGTTGATTGGAATTCTGGTAATTCCTACCATGTACGTTATTTTCCAATCGCTTCAGGAAAAAATCAAGAAACCGGGAATAATAGAAATTTCAGACATGAACACCATGGAATAG
- a CDS encoding BlaI/MecI/CopY family transcriptional regulator — MDIMQLTKAEEQVMQFVWKLNEAIVKDVVDQFNDPKPAYTTVATVLSVLEKKGFVTRRKIGNTNLFSPAVSKKEYTKIQFSSLLKNYFNGSFPKMATFFAKENQLDIDDLESILKQAQVELRKDQPKNNK, encoded by the coding sequence ATGGATATTATGCAACTTACGAAAGCTGAAGAACAGGTAATGCAGTTTGTATGGAAACTAAATGAAGCTATCGTAAAAGATGTGGTAGATCAGTTTAACGATCCCAAACCTGCTTATACAACCGTTGCCACCGTACTTTCTGTTTTGGAGAAGAAAGGATTTGTAACGCGTCGAAAAATAGGGAATACCAATCTCTTTTCACCAGCGGTAAGCAAAAAGGAATATACAAAAATTCAGTTTTCATCCCTTTTGAAAAACTATTTCAATGGATCGTTCCCCAAAATGGCAACCTTTTTTGCAAAAGAAAATCAATTAGACATTGATGACCTAGAGTCAATACTGAAACAAGCACAAGTGGAATTAAGAAAAGATCAACCTAAAAATAATAAGTGA
- a CDS encoding carboxypeptidase-like regulatory domain-containing protein, which produces MFEHAIKQNHEYLADEGVLTRGHSPVRYQALLINQLMRMQVVGLTNNLNFALGPTRLKMMTKQKTPKRKLARLIWGLPVIAILLAAFAKPEYQYLKEQQEQDVVNSNIQSTTKDGSVTILGIVIDDNGDPLPGTSIVVKGTTTGTVNDGNGAFKLDLNKSGEIVLVTSFVGYETKANEVHISENNGKLDFKFMMKKAVIGISNDFPKEIPPPPPPTAPTSEIKTSDNEPVFFVVEELPHYPNGHYRLGQYVRAKKAEFKAKLFFEGKKLEGKATIGFTLMQKAKLATYKY; this is translated from the coding sequence ATGTTTGAACATGCAATTAAACAAAATCATGAATACCTGGCCGACGAAGGTGTATTAACCCGGGGCCATTCACCTGTCAGGTATCAGGCATTATTAATTAACCAGCTGATGCGCATGCAGGTCGTTGGCCTAACCAATAACCTGAACTTTGCCCTTGGCCCAACTCGTTTAAAAATGATGACAAAACAAAAAACGCCCAAACGTAAACTTGCTCGTTTGATATGGGGGTTACCTGTAATAGCAATACTTCTGGCTGCATTTGCAAAACCAGAGTATCAGTATCTAAAAGAACAACAGGAACAAGATGTTGTAAATAGCAATATTCAAAGTACAACGAAGGATGGGAGCGTCACAATCCTGGGAATTGTGATCGATGATAATGGCGATCCTTTGCCTGGAACTAGCATTGTAGTAAAAGGAACAACTACAGGAACAGTTAATGATGGTAACGGGGCATTCAAACTGGATCTAAACAAAAGTGGAGAAATTGTATTGGTTACATCCTTTGTTGGCTATGAAACCAAAGCAAATGAAGTACACATCTCGGAGAATAATGGAAAACTGGATTTCAAATTTATGATGAAAAAAGCTGTCATCGGCATAAGCAATGATTTCCCTAAAGAAATACCACCACCACCGCCACCGACAGCTCCAACCTCCGAGATTAAAACAAGTGATAATGAACCGGTATTTTTTGTTGTTGAAGAGCTACCGCATTATCCAAATGGTCACTATAGACTGGGGCAATATGTGAGGGCCAAAAAGGCCGAGTTCAAAGCAAAGCTGTTTTTCGAGGGCAAGAAGCTTGAAGGAAAAGCCACGATTGGATTTACCTTAATGCAAAAGGCGAAGTTGGCAACGTACAAATACTAG
- a CDS encoding MarR family transcriptional regulator — protein sequence MQLPKPLGYLLGQTMRIFKHKLTSKFKENNIDLSLEFFLILLQLYNREDVTQQDLSNQLQRDKSIVLRQVNALLEKRFVVRLPDKIDKRKKNLILTQKGYELLLEAKDISRKLSDELLTGLAETEIDTFLRVLQTIQANSGLEEDQCHC from the coding sequence ATGCAATTACCAAAGCCATTGGGATACTTGCTTGGTCAAACCATGCGAATATTCAAACATAAATTAACCTCAAAGTTTAAAGAAAACAACATCGACCTGAGCTTGGAGTTCTTTCTAATCTTGTTGCAATTATATAATCGAGAAGATGTAACGCAACAAGATTTATCAAATCAGCTCCAAAGAGACAAGTCGATAGTTTTAAGGCAAGTAAACGCCCTGTTAGAGAAACGGTTCGTTGTTCGGTTACCCGACAAAATCGACAAACGTAAAAAGAATCTCATATTGACGCAAAAAGGATATGAACTCCTATTGGAAGCAAAAGATATATCGCGAAAACTATCAGATGAGCTTTTAACCGGACTAGCTGAAACAGAAATAGATACTTTTTTAAGAGTACTCCAAACTATCCAGGCAAATAGTGGATTAGAAGAAGATCAATGCCATTGTTGA
- a CDS encoding DUF6263 family protein codes for MKTSKATLLLIIVSLFCSFSTQAKTKKLLRLNLEKGAVYEMNMNMDNHMDQEMMGQQIKMDQKMQMVTSMTVTDVLPNKNFMLTYQYKSIRMDMETMGQTMSFNTDKPADDNPASNMLKGMTKVELKMEITSRGEVVNIEGFESFSNVFGANPQLEGMLQMFSDKEAFKSNFSKTFNYFPEDKVSVGDTWNSTQQLKDFMNMNIDMHFKVTNIEDDKITLDVNSDFSSNSPMEQGGMKMEMNMTGKQNGEMKINSEDGMVSSSDLSQDISMLMKMTNPQTQEEQEIPMEMKSTVRVTVDKK; via the coding sequence ATGAAAACCTCAAAAGCCACCCTGTTACTAATTATTGTCAGCCTGTTCTGTTCGTTTTCAACTCAGGCAAAAACAAAAAAACTCCTTCGGTTAAATCTTGAAAAAGGGGCTGTTTACGAAATGAACATGAACATGGATAACCATATGGACCAGGAGATGATGGGCCAACAAATAAAGATGGATCAGAAAATGCAAATGGTTACTTCTATGACTGTTACCGATGTGCTTCCAAACAAAAATTTCATGCTCACTTATCAATACAAATCAATAAGAATGGACATGGAAACCATGGGACAAACCATGTCTTTTAACACCGATAAGCCCGCCGACGACAATCCCGCGTCAAACATGCTGAAAGGGATGACGAAAGTTGAGCTTAAAATGGAAATCACCTCACGCGGCGAAGTTGTTAATATAGAGGGATTCGAAAGTTTTAGCAATGTATTTGGGGCAAATCCACAACTAGAAGGGATGTTACAAATGTTTTCAGACAAGGAAGCATTTAAGTCCAACTTCAGTAAAACGTTTAATTATTTTCCTGAAGATAAAGTATCAGTTGGCGATACTTGGAATTCAACTCAACAGTTGAAAGATTTTATGAATATGAACATTGATATGCACTTTAAGGTGACAAACATTGAAGATGATAAAATTACGCTGGATGTAAACTCAGATTTTAGCTCCAATTCACCCATGGAACAAGGAGGGATGAAGATGGAAATGAACATGACCGGAAAACAAAATGGCGAAATGAAAATCAATTCTGAAGATGGCATGGTGAGCTCTTCTGATCTCTCTCAAGATATTTCGATGCTCATGAAAATGACCAATCCTCAAACTCAAGAAGAACAGGAAATTCCGATGGAAATGAAATCAACGGTTCGGGTGACTGTCGACAAAAAATAG
- the mfd gene encoding transcription-repair coupling factor has translation MELQGFKKVFEKLEVIQPMLKKMRTPGEKIHLTGLVGSSQTVLASLMAEKHNQPLVFILNDKEEAAYFYDDLANLNTNSTLYFFPSSYKKSVQYNAIEQENIILRTEVLNQLHSENHISIVTYPEALVEKVISGEGLDSNSFPVHKNDKLSIDFLNDVLFEYGFERVDFVVEPGQYSIRGSLVDIYSFSHEDPYRLDFFGDEVDSIRSFDIENQISKEQLKKIVIIPNIQDGLSEEKRDNFLSFIPEKTSIYIKDVSLVGDLIDQIYQQTITNEDLPEKLIDQVISGSDFFTKLKEFTCLEAGPGNFFNTPLEFEFNNSPQPAFNKNFKLIAQNLQQNSADGYTNFIHSANEKQIERLHAIFKDQNLNVEFTDLYFTLHEGFIDHDLKVCCYTDHQIFERYHRFKLKTRKPQKESISLKELNKLHQGDYVVHIDHGIGKFAGLVKTEVNGKMQEAIRLVYRDSDVLFVSIHSLHRISKYKGKDGLEPKINKLGTGAWQKMKDRTKKKVKDIAKDLIALYAERRKEKGFAFSPDSYLQNELEASFIYEDTPDQMKATVALKEDMEREMPMDRLVCGDVGFGKTEIAVRGAFKAVADSKQVAILVPTTILALQHYKTFSERLKDFPARIEYISRLRPSGEVKKVLREVAAGNIDILIGTHRLIGKDVKFKDLGLLIVDEEQKFGVSVKEKLKQLKVNVDTLTLTATPIPRTLQFSLMGARDLSIIQTPPPNRYPIITELHGFNEEVIREAINYEVARNGQVFFIHNRVQNIHEVEATIKRIVPGVKTIVGHGQMDGPKLEKIMLDFINGEYDVLIATTIIESGLDIPNANTIIINHAQNFGLSDLHQLRGRVGRSNKKAFCYLLAPPLSTLSPEARRRLRAIEEFSELGSGFNIAMRDLDIRGAGNLLGAEQSGFIADIGYETYHRILNEAMQELKQGEYQELFKDEQKDAGQAFLQNQFINDCQIDTDMELLFPDQYIQSISERMLLYRELDNMETEEALQQFELGLIDRFGKLPKASQELLEVVRLRWVAIEIGIERIILKNKKMICYFVSDQQSDYYQSLAFTKVLQFVQQNPSKCKMKEKKDKLSLSFDQVKSIFSAKTVLDEISKR, from the coding sequence TTGGAATTGCAAGGTTTTAAAAAAGTATTTGAAAAGCTTGAGGTTATTCAACCCATGCTGAAAAAGATGCGTACCCCGGGTGAAAAAATCCACCTAACGGGGCTTGTTGGTTCGTCACAAACAGTACTGGCTTCGTTAATGGCAGAAAAGCATAATCAGCCACTTGTTTTTATTTTGAATGACAAAGAGGAAGCGGCCTATTTCTATGATGATCTAGCTAATTTGAATACAAACTCTACCCTGTACTTTTTCCCAAGTTCGTATAAAAAATCGGTACAATACAATGCAATTGAGCAGGAAAACATCATTCTGCGAACCGAAGTGCTAAATCAGCTGCACAGCGAAAATCATATCAGCATCGTCACCTATCCGGAAGCCTTAGTCGAAAAAGTGATCTCCGGCGAAGGACTGGATTCAAATAGTTTCCCTGTCCATAAAAACGACAAATTGTCGATTGACTTTTTAAATGATGTCCTTTTCGAATATGGATTTGAGCGGGTTGATTTCGTCGTTGAGCCAGGACAGTATTCCATCAGGGGAAGCTTAGTCGACATTTATTCCTTTTCTCATGAAGATCCCTACCGACTTGATTTTTTTGGAGATGAAGTCGATAGTATTCGAAGCTTTGATATCGAGAACCAAATCTCAAAAGAACAACTCAAAAAAATTGTTATTATTCCCAATATTCAAGATGGACTTTCAGAAGAAAAAAGAGATAATTTTCTGAGTTTCATTCCTGAAAAAACAAGTATCTACATCAAAGATGTATCATTGGTTGGCGATTTAATCGATCAGATTTATCAGCAAACAATAACGAACGAAGATTTACCTGAGAAGTTAATCGATCAGGTAATTTCAGGTAGTGATTTTTTTACTAAACTAAAAGAATTCACATGTCTGGAAGCCGGCCCAGGCAACTTCTTTAACACGCCGCTGGAATTTGAGTTTAACAACTCACCACAGCCGGCTTTCAACAAAAACTTTAAACTAATAGCGCAAAATCTACAGCAAAATTCGGCTGACGGGTACACTAATTTCATACACTCGGCCAACGAAAAACAAATTGAGCGACTGCATGCTATTTTTAAAGATCAAAACCTGAATGTGGAGTTTACCGACCTCTATTTCACCCTGCATGAAGGCTTCATTGATCATGATTTAAAAGTATGCTGTTATACCGATCACCAGATTTTTGAGCGCTACCACCGTTTCAAGCTAAAAACACGAAAGCCTCAAAAAGAAAGTATCTCGCTAAAGGAGCTTAACAAACTGCATCAAGGTGATTATGTGGTGCATATTGATCATGGAATTGGAAAATTTGCAGGCCTGGTAAAAACCGAAGTAAACGGCAAAATGCAAGAAGCCATTCGCTTGGTTTATCGCGACAGCGACGTGCTGTTTGTTAGCATCCATTCGCTACACCGTATTTCAAAATACAAGGGTAAAGACGGACTTGAACCCAAAATTAACAAACTAGGAACTGGTGCATGGCAAAAAATGAAAGACCGCACCAAGAAAAAGGTAAAGGACATTGCCAAAGATTTGATTGCCCTTTATGCAGAACGAAGAAAAGAAAAAGGCTTCGCTTTTTCGCCTGATTCGTACCTGCAAAATGAACTAGAAGCATCTTTTATTTATGAAGATACGCCGGATCAAATGAAAGCGACTGTGGCACTCAAAGAAGACATGGAACGCGAAATGCCAATGGATCGACTGGTTTGCGGCGATGTTGGGTTCGGAAAAACGGAAATCGCGGTTCGTGGAGCATTTAAAGCAGTGGCCGACAGCAAGCAGGTGGCCATACTCGTTCCCACTACAATCCTGGCTTTGCAGCATTACAAAACCTTTTCGGAACGCTTAAAAGACTTTCCGGCACGAATTGAATACATCAGCCGTTTGCGTCCTTCCGGCGAAGTCAAAAAAGTATTGCGTGAAGTTGCTGCCGGCAATATTGATATTTTGATTGGAACTCACCGCCTGATTGGAAAGGATGTGAAATTTAAGGACCTTGGATTACTGATTGTTGATGAAGAGCAAAAGTTTGGTGTTTCGGTCAAGGAAAAATTAAAACAGCTAAAGGTAAACGTTGATACGCTGACGCTAACAGCTACTCCTATTCCCCGAACTCTCCAGTTTTCATTGATGGGCGCGCGGGATTTATCCATCATACAAACACCTCCACCCAACCGCTACCCAATTATCACCGAACTGCATGGATTTAACGAAGAAGTGATCCGCGAAGCAATCAACTACGAAGTTGCTCGAAACGGACAAGTCTTTTTTATCCACAACCGGGTACAAAATATTCATGAAGTTGAAGCTACCATTAAACGAATAGTTCCGGGAGTAAAGACGATCGTTGGTCACGGCCAGATGGACGGTCCGAAGTTGGAAAAAATTATGCTCGACTTCATCAATGGCGAGTACGATGTTTTGATTGCGACAACTATTATCGAGTCAGGACTGGATATTCCAAATGCAAATACAATCATCATCAATCATGCGCAAAACTTTGGCTTAAGCGATCTGCATCAATTACGTGGACGCGTAGGCCGTTCCAATAAAAAGGCTTTTTGTTATTTACTGGCACCTCCACTATCAACACTAAGCCCTGAAGCCCGCCGACGACTGAGGGCGATTGAAGAATTTTCGGAGCTGGGAAGTGGGTTCAACATTGCCATGCGCGATCTTGATATTCGTGGTGCAGGGAATCTCTTAGGTGCCGAGCAAAGTGGCTTTATTGCCGACATTGGTTACGAAACTTATCACCGCATCCTGAACGAAGCGATGCAGGAACTTAAGCAAGGCGAATACCAGGAACTGTTTAAAGATGAGCAAAAAGATGCTGGACAAGCCTTTTTACAAAACCAGTTTATCAACGATTGCCAGATTGATACTGACATGGAATTGCTGTTTCCCGACCAATACATCCAGAGTATTTCGGAGCGGATGCTGCTATACCGCGAGCTGGATAATATGGAAACAGAGGAAGCCTTGCAACAATTTGAATTGGGATTGATCGACCGTTTTGGCAAACTGCCCAAAGCCAGCCAAGAGCTGCTGGAAGTCGTTCGTTTGCGCTGGGTTGCTATCGAAATTGGGATTGAACGTATCATTCTGAAAAACAAAAAGATGATCTGCTACTTTGTATCCGACCAGCAGTCTGACTACTACCAATCACTGGCTTTTACCAAAGTGCTACAATTCGTTCAGCAAAATCCATCCAAGTGTAAAATGAAGGAGAAAAAAGATAAGCTTAGCCTTAGCTTTGATCAGGTAAAATCCATTTTTTCAGCAAAAACTGTTTTAGACGAGATCAGCAAAAGATAG
- a CDS encoding efflux RND transporter periplasmic adaptor subunit produces MKTIRQIRNLSFILLMLASVSCSQKQGANGAGRAQQEAREYKVIDAKPGAVTLNKQYPATLEGQQTVEIRPRIAGYIEKILVDEGAYVNKGQILFRINAQDIQAQVRSAEAQVKVAEAQVSTAKINLEKTKPLVEKSIISEYDLKSSEATLESAKAQLAQAKANLENSKANLEYTVIKSPASGTIGTFPYRVGSLVSSSIAQPLTTVSNTSSMYAYFSMNEKDFLQLTKSLEGDDLQKKFENMPKVSLILADNTPYSEKGNIQTASGLVDQQTGAINIRASFPNSNGMLRNGSSGRISIPQHLDSVLLVPQKATYELQGKHFVYTVGEDNKVKNTEISVLTGNLKDQYVVTSGLQKGDHVVVEGVATLRDGTPVKPKLVENINSAQSSTSTNQVKN; encoded by the coding sequence ATGAAAACAATTAGACAAATCAGAAACTTAAGTTTCATTTTACTGATGCTCGCCTCCGTTTCCTGCTCACAAAAGCAGGGAGCAAATGGTGCAGGCCGAGCACAACAAGAAGCCAGAGAATATAAGGTTATTGACGCGAAACCAGGGGCTGTTACCTTAAACAAGCAGTACCCAGCAACTCTGGAAGGACAACAGACCGTCGAAATTCGTCCGCGAATAGCTGGCTACATTGAAAAAATCCTGGTTGACGAAGGTGCATATGTGAATAAAGGTCAGATACTATTTCGCATCAACGCCCAGGATATTCAGGCGCAGGTTCGTTCGGCTGAAGCACAAGTAAAAGTTGCAGAAGCACAAGTAAGCACCGCAAAAATTAACCTCGAAAAAACCAAACCGCTAGTTGAAAAAAGCATCATCAGCGAGTATGATCTGAAGTCGTCCGAGGCAACGCTGGAATCGGCAAAAGCGCAGTTGGCACAAGCAAAAGCCAACCTCGAGAATTCAAAAGCTAATTTGGAGTACACTGTTATCAAAAGTCCTGCAAGCGGAACTATCGGAACTTTTCCGTACCGTGTCGGAAGCTTGGTGAGCAGCAGCATTGCCCAACCATTAACAACTGTTTCGAACACGTCAAGCATGTATGCTTATTTTTCAATGAACGAAAAAGATTTTCTGCAATTGACAAAAAGTCTAGAGGGAGACGACCTTCAGAAAAAGTTTGAAAACATGCCAAAGGTTTCACTAATTTTAGCTGATAACACTCCGTACTCAGAAAAAGGCAATATACAAACTGCCAGCGGATTAGTTGATCAACAAACCGGAGCTATAAATATTCGTGCGTCTTTTCCTAATAGCAACGGTATGTTGAGAAACGGAAGCAGCGGTCGGATTAGCATTCCTCAACATCTTGACTCTGTGCTTCTAGTTCCTCAAAAAGCGACCTATGAATTACAAGGCAAACACTTTGTATATACTGTTGGAGAAGATAATAAAGTGAAAAACACTGAAATTAGCGTATTAACAGGAAACCTGAAAGATCAGTACGTAGTGACTTCGGGATTACAAAAAGGCGACCATGTGGTTGTTGAAGGAGTGGCAACGCTTCGTGATGGAACACCAGTAAAACCGAAACTCGTTGAAAACATAAATTCAGCTCAAAGCAGCACTTCAACGAACCAGGTTAAAAACTAA